Sequence from the Cenarchaeum symbiont of Oopsacas minuta genome:
CTTAAAGACGGGCATATACGCTGGAAACAAGCTCTACTCTCACATGTTGTTGCGCAAACACGAGATTCCAACTCCAAAATCTAGCGTTGCATTTTCAAAACAGAGTGCAATTAATGCAATAGAGGAGATTGGATATCCGATGGTTTCAAAGCCCACAGTAGGGAGTTGGGGGCGCATGGTGGCAAAGATCTCTAATGCAGAATCTGCAAATGCAATACTAGATACACACGAGATGCTACATCCCATTTACCATATACATTATCTAGAAGAGTTTGTAAAACGTCCAGAAAGAGACATACGCGCCATAGTGGTAGGAGATAGAGTAGTGGCGGCAATATACAGATACTCTGGTAGTGGAGAGTGGAAGACAAACATGGCACTTGGAGGTAGGGCTGAAAAATGCCCAGTTACTAGCGAATTAGAAGAGATTTGTTTAAAGGCAAAAAAAGCAGTATATGGTGACATAGTTGGAGTAGACCTTATGGAGAGCGAGGATAGAGGTCTACTCGTACACGAGGTAAACAATACAACTGAATTCAAAAATACCGTACGTGTATGTAATGTTGATATTCCAAAACTCATGATAGAGTATGCAGTAAAGGTGGAAAGATAATTGTTTACAGATACAGACGAGAATCTTGCACTCAAAGTATTAATCCATGCTCTTGGACTTTACACTCCATCTTTATCAGAGAAACCAATAGCAGATTACCTTGCTGGCATCTGCTCAGATCTAGGGTTTAGAGATGTACACATAGATGAGGTAGGAAATATCATAGCTGTAAAAGGAAACGGAAGACCAATCACAATGTTGTGTGGACATATGGATACTGTACCTGGAAAGATTCTTGTCAAAAGAGACGGGGATCAGATCTTTGGTAGAGGTTCATCAGATGCCAAAGCTCCACTCTTGGCAATGTTGTTTGCTGCAGCATGCGTTGGTAAGAATGATGGGACTATAATTTTTGTTGGTGCAGTAGACGAAGAAGGAAACGCAACTGGAATCAAAAACCTTGCATCACAAAAGCTAGACATTGATTATGCCGTGTTTGGAGAACCAAGTGGTATAGAAAAGGTAACCATAGCATACAAGGGAAGACTTGCAGTGACCTTGCGTGTAAACGCCAAAGATAGCTCACATGCAAGTGCCCCATGGCTCTCAAAGAACGCCATAGAAGAGGCAGCATATTTTGTCAAACGCATTAAAGAGAGCATAGAGAATGATTCAGAGACTAGATGGAATTCAATTACTGCCACTCTGACAGAGATTAGCGGAGGTACAAGTCACAACGTTACTCCAAGCGAGTGTAGAGCTACAATAGATATACGTATTCCAGTTGGGACTAGCTGTGGAAAGATAGAAGAGATGGTCTCAAATACAGTCCAGTCTGTATCAGCAGAGAGAGGAGTAGAAGCGTTTCATTCCATATTAGATGAGACAGAGCCATTTGAGGCAGACCATAGCTCACCACTAGTACGGGCGTTTAATCTAGGTGCAGCACAAGCTGGCATTGGCAGGATCTCTTTGACGCGCAAGACAGGTACTGGAGACATGAATGTAATTGGACATAGATTCAACGTACCAGTGGTCACATATGGTCCAGGAGATCCTCATGCATCGCATACTGCCAACGAGTCTGTATCAGCTAGCGAGTATCTTCAGGGAATAACTGTTTTAAAGTGTGTATTGAGTCACCTTAAACGATTACACGATAGAAGGCGTAACTGATGCTTTGGTTTGTCGGTGCAGGACTTGCTGGAGTACAGTCACTGACAATGCAGGCAAAAGATGTAATATCAAAGTCGGATGCAGTATTTGTTGAACAATTTACTAGTCCAACTGGAATAGAATATTTTGCAGAGATTGAAAAATTGGCACTAGGTAAAACACATGCTATAAAACGATGGGCAGTTGAAGATGGTAACAAGATTTTAAATGTTTCAAAGACTGGAACGGCTGTGCTGATCTCTTGGGGGGATCCATATGTGGCAACCACGCATACAGAGTTGCGCACTCGAGCCATAACTAGTGGCATAAAAACAGGTACCATACACGGAGCTTCAGTCCTGACTGCAATGGTTGGAGAATGTGGCTTGCATCAATACAAAATTGGAAAGACTGTCACGATTATGAGCGAGTCAAATCAATCTACAACACCATATTATACCATATACAAGAATATGATCCAAGGTGCACATACTATATTGCTCCTAGAGTACAATCAAGACAAGGATTATTTTTTAGATCCTGTAGATGCGTTGAAAATTTTACAAGAGGCAGAAAAAGGTCAACGTAGAAGAGTCATAATTAAAGATACTTTTTGCTTGGTTGCATCAAGAATTGGCTCTCAGAATCAAAGAATTGTTGCAGGGAATATATCCCACATTATTAAAAAAGAATTTGGCAATCCCCCACATGCTTTGATTATACCAAGTAGTCTACATTTTACAGAGTCAGATGCAATAAATGCACTTGCAGAGTGTATTGATGCACCATCAGATAACTCTCAGAAAACTCCTAGTATTCCAAAACAGATGCTCAAAAAATATGTACCCATGATAGAGCATGCAATATCAGAATCTAAAAAACTATGCAAAGGTGATGCGCATCTTGAAGAAGTGTTGGATGGTGCATCTAGGTATACAGATGATGCAAAACAGTTTTTGGATGATGGTCAAGAGGATCTTGCTGTTTTATGCATAGGTTATGCAGATGGTTTGGCTGATGCAGTTAGAATTGCACGAGGTTTGGAGCCAGCTGGTGCATCAAACTAGCATCGATTATTTTGTGCCACTTTTAGATGAAATTTGCCTGTTTGATTTCAATCCCTTGATGTCAAGTGCTGGTAGAGGATTTTAGACAATCAATAAAATGCAATTTTCTTTATACATAATTTGGGTTTTTCAAATATCTCGCATCGGTTAAAGTTAAACAGCATGTAGCCTTTACTCTTTTCAGGATCATGGGATACTTTATCGTTTGATAAGATCATGGCGGTTTACTATATTCAAAGTGTTTATTCCAATCTGCACATGTTGGAATGATCCACATCTAAATACTTACAATATGCCAAAATTGTATTAAAACTCTTTTTCTTGATCTTTGGTGTGGGTTTTGAA
This genomic interval carries:
- a CDS encoding lysine biosynthesis enzyme (lysX) codes for the protein MTNQKVTVLYDTVRWEEKSLAEAAKRTSVNLHMQDCRSVRLDLDAQPPEYGTILQRCVSYYRNIHSTAAFEGLGSVVINCLKTGIYAGNKLYSHMLLRKHEIPTPKSSVAFSKQSAINAIEEIGYPMVSKPTVGSWGRMVAKISNAESANAILDTHEMLHPIYHIHYLEEFVKRPERDIRAIVVGDRVVAAIYRYSGSGEWKTNMALGGRAEKCPVTSELEEICLKAKKAVYGDIVGVDLMESEDRGLLVHEVNNTTEFKNTVRVCNVDIPKLMIEYAVKVER
- a CDS encoding N-acetyl-ornithine/N-acetyl-lysine deacetylase, whose amino-acid sequence is MFTDTDENLALKVLIHALGLYTPSLSEKPIADYLAGICSDLGFRDVHIDEVGNIIAVKGNGRPITMLCGHMDTVPGKILVKRDGDQIFGRGSSDAKAPLLAMLFAAACVGKNDGTIIFVGAVDEEGNATGIKNLASQKLDIDYAVFGEPSGIEKVTIAYKGRLAVTLRVNAKDSSHASAPWLSKNAIEEAAYFVKRIKESIENDSETRWNSITATLTEISGGTSHNVTPSECRATIDIRIPVGTSCGKIEEMVSNTVQSVSAERGVEAFHSILDETEPFEADHSSPLVRAFNLGAAQAGIGRISLTRKTGTGDMNVIGHRFNVPVVTYGPGDPHASHTANESVSASEYLQGITVLKCVLSHLKRLHDRRRN
- a CDS encoding diphthine synthase: MLWFVGAGLAGVQSLTMQAKDVISKSDAVFVEQFTSPTGIEYFAEIEKLALGKTHAIKRWAVEDGNKILNVSKTGTAVLISWGDPYVATTHTELRTRAITSGIKTGTIHGASVLTAMVGECGLHQYKIGKTVTIMSESNQSTTPYYTIYKNMIQGAHTILLLEYNQDKDYFLDPVDALKILQEAEKGQRRRVIIKDTFCLVASRIGSQNQRIVAGNISHIIKKEFGNPPHALIIPSSLHFTESDAINALAECIDAPSDNSQKTPSIPKQMLKKYVPMIEHAISESKKLCKGDAHLEEVLDGASRYTDDAKQFLDDGQEDLAVLCIGYADGLADAVRIARGLEPAGASN